In Geopsychrobacter electrodiphilus DSM 16401, a single window of DNA contains:
- a CDS encoding DUF3800 domain-containing protein, producing MSEKLCHINIYCDESRHTSNGEDPYMVIGAIACPREQKAEIYHAINLLRKKHDTWKEFGWKTLSPSRKDFYWELLELFRIRKDLSFRCLVVDRNILDHEQYSEGDAELGFYKLYYQMLVHWLQPECAYHLYLDWQQNREQGRFKDLGHVLGKKLSGRAKIECLEPVGSKEQPLVQLCDLFIGAVGYAWNDRAGSETKVEFCNALAAGVGLSSLKVGTYKNAPKFNVFHFTGR from the coding sequence ATGAGTGAAAAGTTGTGCCATATCAATATTTATTGCGATGAAAGCCGGCACACCTCGAATGGTGAAGATCCCTACATGGTGATCGGCGCCATTGCCTGTCCGCGTGAGCAAAAAGCCGAAATCTATCATGCCATCAACCTGCTCCGTAAAAAGCACGACACTTGGAAGGAGTTTGGCTGGAAAACCTTGTCGCCCAGCCGTAAGGATTTTTACTGGGAACTCCTTGAACTCTTTCGTATCCGGAAAGATTTGAGTTTTCGCTGTCTGGTGGTTGATCGAAATATTCTCGATCATGAGCAATACAGCGAGGGTGATGCCGAGTTGGGCTTTTACAAACTCTATTATCAGATGTTGGTTCACTGGTTACAGCCGGAGTGCGCCTATCACCTTTACCTCGATTGGCAGCAGAATCGTGAGCAGGGGCGGTTCAAGGACCTGGGGCACGTTCTTGGCAAAAAGCTCTCCGGTCGGGCCAAGATTGAATGTCTTGAACCAGTTGGCTCAAAAGAACAACCGTTGGTGCAGTTGTGTGATCTGTTTATCGGTGCCGTGGGGTATGCGTGGAATGATCGGGCGGGGAGTGAAACCAAGGTCGAGTTTTGTAACGCTCTGGCGGCAGGTGTCGGGTTGTCTTCGTTGAAGGTGGGTACTTACAAAAACGCCCCCAAGTTTAACGTCTTTCATTTCACGGGGCGCTGA
- a CDS encoding radical SAM/SPASM domain-containing protein, with product MSSAEEKFIPKWIAWESTQRCNLNCVHCRCSSDMSAAAGDFNTAEAFKLIDDICEVSTPVMVLSGGEPLMRADIFEIAEYGTSKGLRMCMATNGTLITDEICQKMLKADIKMVSLSLDGSTAAIHDDFRSSPGAFEGTLRGAETLKRNGIKFLVNSSFTKRNQTDIGNTFQLAKSIGATAWYMFMIVPTGRGEDIMSELISADDYEDILAWHYEQEKNEDDILMRPTCAPHYYRVVPQMAKAEGVDFKRRSLTFSTGGGKGCIAAQTICLIDCFGNLKPCSYFHSSVGNVKQIPFKDLWFNSKTFNDLRDFKSYKGKCGECEFINICGGCRARADAVHGDYMAEEPFCNYIPGRTAKRLAAEAEENAAK from the coding sequence ATGAGTTCAGCAGAAGAAAAGTTCATCCCCAAATGGATCGCCTGGGAATCAACCCAGCGCTGCAACCTTAATTGCGTGCACTGTCGGTGCTCGTCAGACATGAGCGCGGCCGCCGGCGATTTTAATACCGCTGAAGCCTTTAAGTTAATTGATGATATCTGTGAAGTTTCAACTCCGGTAATGGTGCTCTCGGGCGGCGAACCGCTGATGCGGGCTGATATCTTCGAGATCGCCGAGTACGGGACCAGCAAAGGGTTGCGCATGTGCATGGCGACCAACGGCACGCTGATCACCGATGAAATCTGCCAGAAAATGCTCAAGGCGGATATCAAGATGGTCTCATTGTCGCTGGATGGTTCGACGGCCGCAATCCATGACGATTTCCGCAGCAGCCCGGGCGCTTTCGAAGGGACCCTGCGCGGGGCCGAAACCCTCAAACGCAATGGCATCAAGTTTCTGGTTAATTCATCCTTCACCAAGCGCAATCAGACCGATATCGGGAATACTTTTCAGTTGGCCAAGAGCATCGGTGCCACCGCCTGGTATATGTTCATGATCGTCCCGACCGGTCGCGGTGAAGATATTATGAGCGAACTGATATCGGCCGATGATTACGAAGACATTCTGGCCTGGCACTATGAGCAGGAGAAAAACGAGGATGATATCCTCATGCGCCCGACCTGTGCTCCACATTATTACCGGGTGGTACCACAGATGGCCAAGGCCGAAGGGGTCGATTTTAAACGGCGCAGCCTGACTTTTTCGACCGGCGGAGGCAAGGGCTGCATCGCCGCTCAGACCATCTGCCTGATCGACTGTTTCGGTAATCTGAAGCCCTGTTCCTATTTCCATTCATCGGTCGGCAACGTAAAGCAGATCCCCTTCAAGGATCTCTGGTTTAACAGCAAAACCTTCAATGACCTGCGCGATTTCAAGAGCTACAAGGGGAAGTGTGGCGAGTGCGAGTTCATCAATATCTGCGGCGGTTGCCGCGCCCGGGCCGATGCGGTCCACGGCGATTACATGGCTGAAGAACCCTTCTGTAACTACATCCCCGGGCGGACTGCCAAACGTCTGGCCGCCGAAGCGGAAGAAAACGCGGCAAAGTAA
- a CDS encoding sensor histidine kinase: MKLIRRIFHPLITFIGIQLLWILLLIGWIYWFLGRHQQLKELAEKYQTELLPLKTDWLILTEGIILLVAILVGVYVIFLYWQRQAALYRAQHNFIAQVSHELKSPLASLQLHLETIEMRQPEPQQLQKFVRLMQGDTERLHGLINNLLTASKLEHRSSNFNLEEGDFSAAVENWLQQRKNSFPKNGTLDWSIEPQLYLRFDEEALETVLRNLVENAILYAEGPPRIRIELKTDGDFALLSITDQGRGIDPRLYRKIFRMFYRVRITGKTIRGSGLGLFIVRSIIRRHHGKVWVKSAGPGKGSTFYLRLPLASKKAKDPR, encoded by the coding sequence ATGAAATTAATCCGCCGCATCTTCCATCCACTGATCACCTTCATTGGCATCCAACTTTTATGGATTCTATTGCTGATTGGCTGGATCTACTGGTTTCTCGGTCGCCACCAGCAGTTGAAAGAACTGGCCGAAAAATACCAGACCGAACTGTTACCGCTTAAAACCGATTGGCTGATTCTGACTGAAGGGATCATTCTGCTGGTCGCGATATTAGTCGGGGTCTACGTTATCTTTCTCTACTGGCAACGTCAGGCGGCCCTCTATCGTGCCCAGCACAACTTTATCGCTCAGGTCAGTCATGAACTGAAATCGCCCCTCGCCTCACTCCAGTTGCACCTCGAAACCATCGAGATGCGCCAACCCGAACCGCAGCAGTTGCAAAAGTTTGTTCGCCTGATGCAGGGCGATACCGAGCGCCTCCACGGCCTGATCAATAATTTGCTGACTGCGAGCAAACTCGAACATCGCAGCAGTAATTTCAATTTGGAGGAAGGCGATTTCTCAGCGGCTGTCGAAAATTGGTTGCAGCAGAGAAAGAACTCTTTCCCAAAAAACGGAACTCTCGACTGGAGCATCGAACCGCAACTCTACCTGCGTTTTGATGAGGAAGCACTAGAGACGGTCTTGCGCAACCTGGTTGAAAACGCCATCCTTTATGCCGAGGGACCACCACGAATCCGAATTGAGTTAAAGACTGATGGGGATTTTGCGCTGTTGAGCATTACCGACCAGGGTCGCGGTATCGACCCGCGTTTGTATAGAAAGATCTTTCGCATGTTTTACCGCGTGCGTATCACCGGGAAAACCATCCGCGGCAGCGGTCTCGGCCTGTTTATCGTGCGCTCTATCATTCGCCGCCACCATGGCAAGGTCTGGGTCAAAAGTGCAGGCCCGGGTAAAGGGTCCACTTTTTACCTGCGCCTGCCCCTCGCCTCCAAAAAAGCTAAGGACCCGCGATGA
- a CDS encoding restriction endonuclease subunit S, with the protein MSSFNIKDLPEGWTSARIDKVCDVNPRLNKTEISDDLLVSFVPMPAVGAGDGSIDVSQERPASEVKKGFTAFMQGDVLFAKITPCMENGKMAVVPKVLNGYGFGSTEFHVLRPKEGVEARYVYYYVSSQNFRGVAEHYMTGAVGQKRVSTTYLKEQAIPLAPLEQQKRIVAEIEKQFSRLDEAVANLKRVKANLKRYKAAVLKAAVEGKLTEEWRKQHPDVEPAAKLLERILEERRANWQGRGKYKEPAAPDTTDLNMLPSEWSWVSWEAVLAHEDGAFKRGPFGSALKKSIFVESGYKVYEQYCPINDDPSFVRYYITEQKYREMEGFSVKAKDFLVSCSGVTLGRITQIPIEFEEGVINQALLRVRVNRQAIIDEYFLELFRSPYFQAKIFDNSQGAAIPNVKGVKELKAIPIPLPPLAEQRALVLKIEEIKTVIEAVDKQLEMNLKRGERLRQSILKQAFSGQLVSQNPNDEPTSVLLKRIRATKPAQTKEPAARQHKHRTPAPKAVAPSPEPMPLVAEVTATYGDAIAARILAVMQPDREYARADLVDPLGLTTGQWNSAIQELKRRKKVRQVGERRGARYLLSGRALP; encoded by the coding sequence GTGAGTAGTTTTAATATTAAAGATTTACCTGAAGGTTGGACCTCCGCAAGGATTGATAAAGTCTGCGATGTAAACCCTCGGCTGAATAAGACCGAAATATCCGATGACCTTTTGGTTTCCTTTGTGCCAATGCCGGCCGTAGGTGCGGGAGATGGCTCTATAGATGTTTCTCAGGAACGTCCGGCTTCTGAAGTTAAAAAAGGATTTACCGCTTTTATGCAGGGGGATGTTCTCTTTGCCAAGATAACACCTTGTATGGAAAACGGGAAAATGGCTGTTGTCCCCAAGGTTTTAAATGGATATGGATTCGGATCAACAGAGTTTCATGTTTTGCGGCCTAAAGAAGGTGTGGAAGCTCGGTACGTTTATTATTATGTGTCTAGCCAAAACTTTCGAGGTGTTGCAGAACATTACATGACGGGTGCCGTTGGGCAAAAGCGTGTCTCTACGACTTACCTGAAAGAACAAGCGATCCCCCTTGCGCCTCTAGAGCAACAAAAACGCATCGTCGCGGAGATCGAAAAGCAATTCTCCCGCCTCGACGAAGCCGTCGCCAATCTCAAGCGCGTCAAGGCCAACCTCAAGCGCTACAAAGCCGCCGTCCTGAAAGCCGCCGTCGAAGGCAAGCTCACCGAAGAATGGCGCAAGCAGCATCCCGATGTTGAACCTGCCGCCAAGCTGTTGGAGCGGATTCTTGAAGAGCGTCGTGCGAATTGGCAGGGGAGGGGGAAGTACAAGGAGCCTGCTGCGCCGGATACGACAGACTTAAATATGTTGCCAAGTGAATGGTCTTGGGTGTCATGGGAAGCTGTATTGGCTCATGAGGATGGTGCTTTTAAGCGTGGCCCGTTCGGTAGCGCATTGAAAAAATCTATCTTTGTCGAATCCGGCTACAAAGTCTATGAACAGTATTGTCCAATAAACGATGACCCTTCTTTTGTTCGTTATTACATCACTGAGCAAAAATATCGTGAGATGGAAGGTTTTTCAGTTAAGGCGAAAGACTTTCTTGTCAGTTGCTCAGGAGTTACGCTGGGGCGAATAACGCAAATTCCGATTGAATTTGAAGAGGGGGTTATTAACCAGGCTCTTTTGCGCGTTCGGGTCAATAGGCAGGCTATTATAGATGAGTATTTCTTAGAACTATTTCGTTCCCCTTACTTTCAGGCAAAAATCTTTGATAATTCTCAGGGAGCCGCAATACCAAACGTAAAAGGAGTTAAGGAATTGAAGGCGATACCAATACCATTGCCTCCCTTAGCTGAACAACGTGCCTTGGTTCTGAAAATTGAAGAAATTAAAACTGTAATAGAAGCAGTTGATAAGCAACTTGAAATGAATCTGAAACGTGGTGAGCGTCTACGCCAATCGATCCTCAAACAAGCCTTCTCCGGCCAACTCGTCTCCCAGAACCCCAACGACGAACCGACCAGTGTGCTGCTGAAGCGGATACGAGCAACAAAACCCGCGCAAACCAAAGAACCGGCAGCACGCCAACATAAGCACAGAACCCCTGCTCCCAAGGCAGTTGCACCCTCGCCCGAGCCGATGCCGCTGGTCGCCGAAGTCACCGCCACCTACGGCGACGCCATAGCCGCCCGCATCCTTGCCGTCATGCAACCCGACCGCGAGTACGCCCGCGCCGATCTGGTCGATCCGCTCGGCTTGACCACTGGACAGTGGAATAGTGCCATTCAGGAGTTGAAGCGGCGCAAGAAGGTGCGGCAGGTAGGGGAGAGGCGCGGAGCGCGGTATTTGTTGAGTGGGAGGGCGCTGCCATGA
- a CDS encoding response regulator transcription factor, translating into MNSAMVEILLVEDEPNIADGIIFNLEAESYRVIHCQSAEEALKELPLHNFSLLVLDIMLPGMDGLKLCRQLRASGSDLPILMLTARGDEDDRVAGLSEGADDYLTKPFSLKEFLLRVKGLLRRSQGIRTASQTYTFGANRVDLTERRALTHNGELELTELEVKMLTLFFSREGRILSRGELLQSVWGMKPNTETRTLDNFIVRLRKYFELNPAKPLHFQTVRGRGYRFVRGGDFEGN; encoded by the coding sequence ATGAACAGTGCCATGGTTGAAATTTTGCTCGTAGAAGATGAGCCGAATATTGCCGACGGTATCATTTTTAATCTGGAGGCCGAGAGCTACCGCGTCATCCACTGCCAGTCGGCCGAAGAGGCGCTCAAAGAACTTCCGCTGCACAACTTCTCTCTCCTGGTGCTTGATATCATGCTGCCGGGAATGGACGGTCTTAAACTCTGCCGGCAACTGCGCGCCAGTGGCTCAGATTTGCCAATCCTGATGTTGACCGCGCGGGGAGATGAGGACGACAGGGTCGCTGGACTCAGTGAAGGAGCCGATGACTATCTGACCAAGCCATTCAGTCTCAAAGAATTCTTACTACGGGTGAAAGGTCTGCTGCGTCGCAGCCAGGGGATTCGCACCGCCTCGCAAACGTATACCTTCGGCGCCAACCGCGTCGACCTGACCGAGCGTCGCGCGCTCACCCACAACGGCGAACTTGAACTGACAGAACTTGAGGTGAAGATGTTGACCCTGTTTTTCAGTCGCGAGGGGAGAATCCTCAGTCGAGGGGAACTGCTGCAGTCAGTGTGGGGGATGAAGCCCAATACCGAAACCCGCACCCTGGATAACTTTATTGTCCGGCTACGCAAATATTTCGAACTCAACCCCGCAAAACCTCTTCACTTCCAAACCGTGCGTGGCCGTGGTTATCGCTTTGTGCGAGGCGGGGATTTTGAGGGAAACTAA
- a CDS encoding HsdM family class I SAM-dependent methyltransferase, with protein sequence MTPAAIVSKLWNYCNVLRDDGMSYGDYVEQLTYLLFLKMADERTKPPYNQSGNVPAAYSWPTLLKKDGDELFDHYRHTLENLGNEKGLLGLIFNKSQNKFQDPAKLRRLIVDLLDKENWSVMSADVKGDAYEGLLEKNAQDTKSGAGQYFTPRPLIQAIVDVIAPKPGETISDPACGTGGFLLAAHDSIVSKHPHMTKTELKGLKQGTFKGWELVQATARLCAMNLMLHGIGSDDSDLPLLVSDSLAADPGDRFDIILTNPPFGKKSSTTIVGEDGKVGKEKETVERDDFWATTSNKQLNFIQHVKTLLKQHGRAAVVVPDNVLFEGGAGETIRRKLLHECNVHTILRLPTGLFYAQGVKANVIFFDRKPASETPWTKKLWIYDLRTNMHFTLKTHPLQRSDLDEFVEVYSAKTRKESWSETTPDGRWRCYDYADLIARDKASLDIFWLKDDSLEDSDNLPEPGILAAEIVQDLEAALEQFRLIAEDLGEDVEPDV encoded by the coding sequence ATGACCCCAGCAGCAATTGTTTCCAAACTTTGGAATTACTGTAACGTCCTGCGTGACGACGGCATGAGCTATGGCGACTATGTCGAACAGCTTACCTATTTGCTCTTTCTCAAAATGGCCGACGAGCGGACTAAACCACCATACAATCAATCGGGTAATGTCCCGGCCGCTTACTCTTGGCCGACGCTGCTCAAGAAGGACGGCGACGAGCTGTTCGACCACTACCGTCATACCCTGGAAAACCTCGGCAACGAGAAGGGCCTGCTCGGACTGATCTTCAACAAGTCACAGAACAAGTTCCAGGACCCGGCCAAACTGCGTCGCCTGATCGTCGATCTGCTCGATAAGGAAAACTGGTCGGTGATGAGCGCCGATGTGAAGGGGGACGCCTACGAGGGGCTGCTGGAGAAGAACGCCCAGGACACCAAGAGCGGGGCTGGACAGTATTTCACCCCGCGTCCGCTGATCCAGGCGATCGTTGACGTCATCGCCCCCAAGCCGGGTGAGACCATCAGCGACCCGGCCTGCGGCACCGGCGGCTTTCTGCTCGCCGCTCACGACAGCATTGTTTCCAAGCATCCCCACATGACCAAGACTGAACTCAAAGGGCTCAAGCAGGGAACCTTCAAGGGGTGGGAGCTGGTGCAGGCGACCGCACGGCTCTGCGCCATGAACCTGATGCTGCACGGCATCGGCAGTGATGACAGCGATCTGCCGCTGCTGGTCTCCGATTCCCTCGCCGCCGATCCGGGTGATCGTTTCGATATTATTCTAACCAACCCCCCCTTTGGCAAGAAGAGCAGCACTACCATCGTCGGGGAAGACGGCAAGGTCGGCAAAGAGAAGGAGACCGTCGAGCGGGACGACTTCTGGGCGACCACCTCGAACAAACAGCTCAACTTTATCCAGCACGTCAAGACCTTGCTTAAGCAGCATGGCCGCGCCGCCGTGGTCGTGCCGGATAACGTGCTGTTCGAAGGCGGGGCGGGGGAGACTATCCGCCGCAAGCTGTTGCACGAATGTAACGTCCACACCATCCTGCGCTTGCCAACCGGTCTCTTCTACGCCCAGGGTGTCAAGGCGAACGTGATCTTCTTCGACCGCAAACCGGCCAGCGAAACGCCCTGGACCAAAAAGCTCTGGATCTATGATCTACGCACCAATATGCACTTCACCCTTAAGACGCACCCACTCCAGCGAAGCGACCTCGACGAGTTCGTCGAGGTCTACAGCGCCAAGACCCGCAAGGAGAGCTGGAGTGAAACAACTCCGGATGGCCGCTGGCGCTGCTACGACTACGCTGATCTGATCGCGCGCGACAAGGCCAGCCTCGATATCTTTTGGCTCAAGGATGACTCGCTGGAGGATTCGGATAATCTGCCCGAGCCCGGCATTCTTGCCGCCGAAATCGTGCAGGATCTGGAAGCAGCACTGGAGCAGTTTCGGTTGATAGCTGAGGATTTGGGTGAAGATGTTGAACCTGATGTCTAG
- a CDS encoding type I restriction-modification enzyme R subunit C-terminal domain-containing protein → MTPAPEAEARQKIDALLVAAGWLVQDAAAAHIHAGRGIAIREFSLPGHGFADYLLYVDGKAAGVIEAKKVGSTLTGVEVQSTKYTQGLPAGLPRWHNPLPFCYESTGVETRFTNGLDPEPRSRNVFAFHRPEMLADLLDIAGTTGLPSDLGGASIAAEFQPQTFLARLQHMPELVTEGLWPAQIKAIQNLEFSLKENRPRALIQMATGSGKTFTSINFIYRLIKFAGARRVLFLVDRGNLGRQTLKEFQQFVSPYNNFKFSEEYIVQHMTSNVLDTTARVTICTIQRLFSMLKGRELPEELDEESMSELGSLFKEPEPIEYNPDFPIGSFDIIVTDECHRSIYNLWRQVLEYFDAYLIGLTATPSKQTFGFFNKNLVMEYGHPHAVADGVNVNYDVYRIKTSITEQGSAVEAGYYVDKRDRETREVRWEQLDDDVSYEAKQLDRDVVSVDQIRTVIQTFRDKLFTEIFPNRTEVPKTLIFAKDDSHAEDIVKIVREEFGKGNDFAQKITYRTTGAKPEDLISAFRNSYFPRIVVTVDMIATGTDIKACECVFFMRSVKSRAYFEQMKGRGVRIINDNDLQAVTPDAVTKDHFVIVDAVGVCEMDQTDSLPMERKKNVGFEKLLQAVAFGNAEPDVISSVAARLARMEKKLTTDEQAEVANLLDGKTLKELTGDLVEALDPDNHLVRAQKLFSVTEPDTKQMRQAAAQVIGEAVKPLCNPELRELLLAIKKKNEQIIDTVSTDTLIFSGFTEEKARGVVESFEQFIADNKDEITALQVLYSKPYKQRLRFEDVRELAEKLVAQVEQLQIYQTHPQGWEKRVPDELWAAYQKLQAGKVRGASANHILTDLVSLVRFAMHQDNELVPFPEKVQVNFRTWVEQQQTSGKSFTSEQRKWLEMIRDHIAANLQIETDDFDYAPFAQAGGIGKVWQLFGDGLNVILDELNEALAA, encoded by the coding sequence GACTATCTGCTTTATGTTGATGGCAAGGCCGCTGGAGTCATTGAAGCGAAGAAGGTTGGTTCCACCCTGACCGGTGTCGAAGTCCAATCCACCAAATACACCCAGGGTCTCCCTGCCGGGCTGCCACGCTGGCACAATCCTCTGCCGTTCTGTTACGAATCGACCGGTGTCGAAACCCGCTTCACCAATGGCCTCGATCCAGAGCCGCGTTCTCGCAATGTTTTTGCCTTTCACCGTCCGGAGATGCTGGCTGATCTTCTCGATATAGCCGGGACAACCGGTCTTCCGTCTGATTTGGGCGGAGCTTCTATTGCCGCAGAATTCCAGCCGCAAACGTTTCTCGCTCGCCTTCAGCATATGCCTGAGCTGGTCACCGAGGGCTTGTGGCCGGCACAGATCAAGGCGATTCAGAATCTCGAATTTTCCTTGAAAGAAAATCGCCCACGTGCCCTGATCCAGATGGCGACCGGCAGCGGCAAGACTTTCACCTCAATAAACTTCATCTATCGGCTGATCAAATTTGCTGGTGCACGACGCGTACTCTTCCTGGTCGATCGCGGCAATCTCGGACGCCAGACCCTCAAGGAATTTCAGCAGTTCGTCTCGCCCTACAACAACTTCAAGTTCAGCGAGGAGTACATCGTCCAGCACATGACCAGTAACGTGCTCGATACCACTGCACGGGTCACCATCTGCACCATTCAGCGCCTGTTCTCGATGCTCAAAGGACGCGAGCTTCCGGAGGAGCTGGACGAGGAATCGATGAGTGAACTCGGCTCGCTATTCAAGGAGCCGGAGCCGATTGAGTACAACCCCGACTTTCCTATCGGCAGCTTCGATATCATCGTCACCGATGAATGCCACCGCTCGATCTACAACCTCTGGCGGCAGGTTCTCGAATACTTCGATGCCTACCTGATCGGCCTGACCGCGACCCCAAGTAAACAGACCTTCGGCTTCTTCAACAAAAATCTGGTCATGGAGTACGGTCACCCCCACGCGGTCGCCGACGGGGTCAATGTTAATTACGATGTCTACCGGATCAAGACCTCCATCACTGAGCAGGGGAGCGCAGTCGAAGCCGGCTACTACGTTGACAAGCGCGACCGCGAGACCCGCGAGGTGCGTTGGGAACAACTTGATGATGATGTCAGCTACGAGGCGAAACAGCTCGATCGCGACGTGGTCTCCGTCGATCAGATCCGCACCGTCATCCAGACTTTCCGTGACAAGCTCTTCACCGAGATTTTCCCCAACCGGACCGAGGTGCCCAAGACCCTGATCTTCGCCAAGGATGATTCTCACGCCGAGGATATCGTCAAGATCGTGCGCGAGGAGTTCGGCAAGGGGAATGACTTTGCCCAAAAGATCACCTACCGCACCACCGGGGCCAAACCCGAAGATCTGATTTCAGCCTTCCGCAACAGCTACTTTCCGCGCATCGTCGTCACCGTCGACATGATCGCTACCGGCACCGACATCAAGGCCTGTGAGTGTGTGTTTTTCATGCGCAGCGTTAAGTCGCGCGCTTACTTTGAGCAGATGAAGGGGCGCGGGGTGCGGATCATCAACGACAACGACCTGCAGGCGGTTACCCCCGATGCGGTGACCAAGGATCATTTCGTTATCGTCGATGCGGTCGGGGTCTGCGAGATGGATCAGACCGATTCGTTGCCGATGGAGCGCAAGAAGAATGTCGGCTTTGAGAAGCTATTACAGGCGGTCGCCTTCGGTAATGCCGAACCAGATGTGATATCTTCTGTCGCCGCTCGTTTGGCGCGAATGGAGAAGAAACTGACCACCGACGAGCAGGCCGAGGTGGCGAATCTGCTCGATGGTAAAACCCTCAAGGAATTGACCGGCGATCTGGTCGAGGCGCTCGATCCGGATAATCATCTGGTGCGTGCGCAAAAACTGTTCAGCGTCACCGAGCCGGACACCAAACAGATGCGCCAGGCGGCAGCACAGGTTATCGGCGAGGCGGTCAAGCCGCTCTGTAATCCCGAACTGCGCGAGCTGTTGCTGGCGATCAAGAAGAAGAACGAACAGATTATCGACACGGTCAGCACCGACACCCTGATCTTCTCCGGTTTCACCGAGGAGAAGGCCAGGGGCGTGGTCGAATCCTTCGAGCAGTTTATCGCCGACAACAAGGACGAGATCACCGCCTTGCAGGTGCTCTATAGCAAGCCGTATAAGCAGCGGTTGCGGTTTGAGGATGTGCGCGAGCTGGCCGAAAAGCTGGTTGCACAGGTCGAACAGTTGCAGATCTATCAAACCCACCCGCAGGGGTGGGAGAAGCGGGTGCCCGATGAGCTGTGGGCGGCTTATCAGAAGTTACAGGCAGGCAAGGTGCGCGGTGCGTCGGCCAATCATATCTTGACCGATCTGGTGTCGCTGGTGCGCTTTGCCATGCATCAGGATAATGAGCTGGTGCCGTTCCCGGAGAAGGTGCAGGTCAATTTCCGCACCTGGGTTGAGCAGCAGCAGACGAGTGGCAAGAGCTTCACCAGTGAGCAGCGCAAGTGGCTGGAGATGATTCGTGATCACATCGCCGCCAACCTTCAGATCGAGACGGATGATTTCGATTATGCGCCGTTTGCGCAGGCTGGTGGGATTGGGAAGGTGTGGCAGTTGTTTGGGGATGGTTTGAATGTAATTCTTGATGAATTGAATGAGGCGTTGGCGGCGTGA
- a CDS encoding NAD(P)H-dependent flavin oxidoreductase, with the protein MTEKLKIGRYIARFPVIQGGMGVRVSAHRLAGHVAKAGGVGLVAAAGLALNSGLFNGKNFFVADREAVKIELTKAREIAPDGIIGVNCMVAVSNYDDVVVAACEAGAQLIVSGAGLPLGLPGLTVDYPDVALVPIVSSIKAAELIARKWHRGFNRLPDAIVVEDPETAGGHLGEKPENIGVGKYDQYATVRGVKDYFRETWNLDIPVIAAGGVWDRADLEYALAQGADGVQMASRFVCTEECDAGDAFKQAYLDAQQEDIDLMMSPAGLPARALVRNIDAVRQHDLDINLRCPLNCLKKCSYKEKQERFCIVTALDRAQKNDVETGLIFCGTNAWKSDHIGTVAEIFEELFPLSARDHI; encoded by the coding sequence ATGACCGAGAAGTTGAAAATCGGACGATATATTGCGCGATTCCCGGTGATTCAGGGTGGTATGGGAGTGCGGGTTTCTGCCCATCGACTCGCGGGCCACGTTGCCAAAGCTGGCGGTGTCGGGCTGGTTGCTGCTGCCGGTCTGGCCTTGAATAGCGGTTTGTTCAATGGCAAAAACTTCTTTGTTGCCGATCGTGAAGCTGTCAAGATCGAATTGACCAAGGCCCGAGAAATTGCTCCGGATGGAATTATCGGGGTAAACTGCATGGTCGCGGTCAGCAATTATGACGATGTGGTTGTGGCGGCCTGTGAAGCGGGCGCTCAGTTAATAGTCAGTGGAGCGGGCCTGCCTTTGGGGCTGCCCGGTTTGACGGTCGATTATCCCGATGTCGCGCTGGTGCCAATTGTTTCGTCGATCAAGGCCGCCGAGTTGATCGCACGTAAGTGGCACCGGGGGTTCAATCGCCTGCCCGATGCGATCGTGGTTGAAGACCCCGAGACTGCTGGTGGTCATCTGGGGGAAAAGCCGGAAAATATCGGTGTCGGTAAATACGATCAGTACGCTACGGTCCGCGGGGTTAAAGACTATTTTCGCGAGACCTGGAATCTCGATATCCCGGTGATCGCTGCTGGCGGCGTCTGGGATCGCGCCGATCTGGAGTACGCTTTGGCTCAGGGTGCCGACGGCGTGCAGATGGCCAGCCGTTTTGTGTGTACCGAAGAGTGTGATGCAGGGGATGCTTTCAAGCAGGCCTATCTGGACGCCCAGCAGGAAGATATTGATCTGATGATGAGTCCGGCAGGTTTGCCGGCGCGGGCGCTGGTACGTAATATTGATGCTGTGCGCCAGCATGATCTGGATATAAACCTGCGTTGTCCGCTGAACTGTTTGAAAAAATGTTCCTACAAGGAAAAGCAGGAACGCTTCTGTATCGTGACAGCCCTTGATCGCGCTCAGAAGAATGACGTTGAGACCGGCCTGATCTTCTGTGGCACCAATGCCTGGAAATCGGACCATATCGGCACGGTGGCCGAGATCTTTGAAGAGCTTTTTCCCCTCTCCGCGCGAGACCACATCTGA